A segment of the Calonectris borealis chromosome 2, bCalBor7.hap1.2, whole genome shotgun sequence genome:
CTGAGCATAGCGTGCAGTAAAAAGAAGGGGAGTGGAGACtaagaaggggagaggagatgtGCCTGGACTGAAGTTGAACCTGGGGAAGGCCAGGGAAAGGTGTTTGCCAAAACTGCTCGTCATCTTCATTTCTCTACGAGTATCTAAATTCAAAGGGAATTTTTGGAATTCCCACTTGGGAAACAAAGGCTGCACAGGCTTTGGCAGTTTCTCAAAACTGTCTGCTGCTCCAGATTCTTAACTTTTCTCTACATTAATGGAGAACCTTTAGAGTCATTTCACAATACATTTCATGTATGGTTTTCAATGCTATCCCATTAACCCTCTACAGCTCTGCTATCAGAGCACTGCCAGATCACCTTCTAACTACAGTTGCCTTATCAGCTCTTCAACATCTCTACCAGTTGGGGCTAAAGACTGACCCAGTTTTGGAGCGTCCCTTCTGCACTGAAAAAAGCAAGCTCATTCCTCAGCCTTTCCATGGGAATTTCAATGGCTGTGCTAGCATAATGTTAGTGTGATGTAAAGACCACACAGGAATGCTTCTCCGTGTCCCAGGGAGAAATAGGTTTctctccatttcactttacaataAACTCCCACCTACACAGGCAGcacacaaagagaaagcaaaatcttTTATTCTGGCTGGGGTGGCAAAATCAAAGTAGAGATTTACAAAGTAGGCTTGGCCATATATATTATTATCACTGCAAGATGTGAAATCTCAACTTTCATAAAGCTGTATTCACATGATCCCTTAAAGATGGGGAACAAATTTGCTTAGCTCTACCACACACTTTAGGTGAACTCAAAATTGTATGGCTTCTCTAAGGCACAAGGCATAAGCAGTGTAGTCTGCAGAGATCCTGACAATTGGCTAAAGCTTAGCACAGTGCTAACGTGGCTTCCATTTGCCAGCAAAATACAATGGAGGCAAGCTTCAAGTCTTACTGCACATCCAAAGCACACAAACATGGTGGTGCACGGAGCTACTGCAGGTTCTTTCCATGGCTTAATTTCCAGCACACAGCACAACTAGTAACTAAAAGATGCCTGCCAGTTTCCCCtagcaaatggaaggaaaaatgggAGATGAGCTTTGTACAGCAGTGGTTGGGTTTCCTTAATTTTAACTTTGTAAGAACAGCTTAGCTATTGCCCTTTGTTAGAACTAACTGCAACTCTACTGCATGACAGAATGTAACTCTAAGTTTTATCAGCAGGGACAGTATACTTTTGTATCATACTTTTCATATGTACATTTATACGTACTTTTTGCATACtaatagaaaaaacaaatagtATCTACCCCTCTTGCCTAAACTCCCATGTTAGTTTATGCTCATTTCAAGGTCTGCATGGtagatactttttaaaacaagtctTCTGTTGTCAACTCTGCTTGGAGAAGCAGTACCTGCTTTTCAACTTGCAACAGCACTTTATCTGTTATCAAATGTTCTTCCATACACATGGAGTCAACTTCTAATGTCTTCTCACTCATGCCAATACACACCAGACCAACTTGGTCAATCATAAGAGTCACAGGCTATCTTGAGCCTGGAGGAGGCAATCCTTGAAAAGCAACCTGCTCTCATGACCCCACTTATCTCCAGGACAGTCTCCCCTGGGATTATTCCAAGCATATCCCACAACAGGCCAAAGGCTGCTTTCCTGAAGCCCATGGCTGTGACCCTGCTTTTTGACTTATTCCTgcccctcccaggagcctgaactCCACCACCTCATGGCCACATCCCTGACCAATCCCTCCTTGCCTGCAAGGGTGAGGTCCAGCAAAGCCTCTCTCCTTGTCAGCTCCACAATCACCCCTAATAACTTCTtgaagttatcatcaacgcactccagaaacctcctgtattgcttgtgccctgctctCTTGCCCTCCCAGTAGGTATTGGCATGGCTTAAATCCCCCATGAGGAGCAGGGGTTGTGAATATGAAGCTCCTCCCAGTTGCCTGAAGGCTTCATCTACTTCTTCCTGACCAGGTAGACTGGAGTAGACATGCACCCTAACGTTGCCCACAACAGTGGGCCTGCCAGCCCTGACCCGTACAAACTCTTGACTAGCTCATTGCCATTTCTAGGCAGAGCTCCTAAGCCTCCCCCTAGCACCTGCTGAAAGGATGTGTCACCCTCCATGATCATGAGCCGGCTAGGGCAAAAGCCCAAAGCACCCTTTGATCAAGAACAGCTAACAGAGcttgtgagaagctgctagaggGACCAGCCTCTGCTAgctgtcctctcccagctgcagcaaCCACTCATATTCCTTACAGCACTTCCAGAGGCCCCCCAAGAATCCCAGAAGTTCTCAGAATATCTAGAAGATCTCAAAGCAGAGCCCAGAAACTGCCACCTCTAGGCTGCAATGGTATCCAAGTTAGATTGTATCTTAAGACTTGCCGTTCTCCACACATACTTTTGCCATTTCAGTCATCCCCTCCAAGACTCTCAGTTGTCACAGATTTCATGCAACTTTCTTATTTACATGTATTGTTCTTCCCTACAGTAATGGGAATAAATTATCATTTTTACAGCAAGAGATAAGTAGTTACTGGTTACAAAATCTGGTGGAATTTAGAGCAATCCAGCTAACATTGCTTAACCTCCTCGTCCATCTAGCAGGGGTGTGTGTCAAACCCAGTAAATGTTGACTTTACAGCCTGTTTCAACTTTCCAACCGATCCCACCCTGTTCTCAAGGAACCAGAGCCCCTTCAGTCCCGACTGATCAAACTGTTTGGCATAAATAGAGAACAGGTGCATCTTACTTAAATATCTAAATCAGGTTTTAAGTATTTGACTTATTTTTCTTATTGCCAGACTCAAGAAAAGGATTCTGAGAACAAAAACACCTTATTCACTTTATCCTGCTGTACATCATGGCCCAAAACCACCACTGTCCCTCCTCATGTACCTTGCCTctcacatattttaaaagcattataaaAGGTATTCACTCAGCACCATTACATCTGTAACACCACTATGCATTAGTAACATGAAACCCATAAAACAGGCTTGTTCTTATTGATTATACTTATGTTTACTTGTCTTGCCCTTTGGATACTAGAGGGTCCACTAGTATTGCTCAGCTAACTTCTTCTAATGAGAAAGGAAGAATACCGTAACACTCTTACACCAGGTCCAAGCCCACTCATCTGTACGCTTCCAAGGAAACGCTACAGTGTCCCAAAAGGGGCTCTGCTCCTTAGCATCTGATAGAAAAAGAGTCGATTCATCTGCCTATTAAGACAATCCTCTCCCCTTCAGCTTTTTCTACACCATAACAGGACTGTAAGTCATTTGAGTGTTAGGGTTACATTACAAAGCAATAACCTAATttgatttgaaaaacaaaacaattgcaAACTGGGCTCACCATACTCTGCCTGTTTCCTGAGGGGCAAACATACCTCTTTTTGCAAAGCATCATCAGGTTGTGCAAGAAGTTGAACAGCTGCTTCACTTTCAAATGTCTTCCCGGGGAATGGTGTGATCTCTGGGAGAGATGACAACCTCTCCATGGAGTGTTCAGTGACAGAGTTCAATTCAGAGCTGGTTTTATTCAGAAGGCTTTCCACCTTCCCAGCCTcccctttcttttcagcaaagtCTTCCTGGTTTTCTCCATCATCACCCATGGAAGAGTTGAAGCCATTTTCACCTGCCACCATCAGGCCCCAGTCAGCATAATCCGTGCTCTCCTTCTGCTCATGTTTGATGTTCACCTGAAAGGGGTCTTGCTCCAACTCTTTATAATCATCAATGTATTCAGGTATCTCCTCAAGGCTGGGATCTTTGCCAAGCAGAGACAGCTCCTTCAGGCTGCTCACTTCCTCAGACGGCTCATTCTGGAGTCCCACAGAGTGGACCATGCTTGGGATCACTTGCCCAAATCCTAGCAGCGAGGCTGGCCTCTGAGAAGGCCTCAGCACAAAAGTAAGATAGGACTTTACAGTTTCAATTTTTTTAGGTTCACAATTTTCTTTGTGTTGGCAGTTCACAATGTAACAACGTCGTTCAAACATCCAGGACAAGTCACAACCAGAGAGGTCACAACATGCCGCGATGCAGTCGGACACTGACATAGCACGAGGAACTCGCATAATTTTAGTGGTTTCTAAGTTGGGAGATATTACTGCACCTGAGTACGTGGCTCCTTCTCTGCACTGCTCACAACTGGAACCTGAAACAACACCACCAACATAAGGCACAACACTACAACCAAGCCATAACATAGTTTACTGTGACCAAAAATGGCTTATCACAGGAGACAAGATAAAGACAGGTGGTACCCTGCTTAAATAAGCTCATTTCCTTACACTAACATCaccactacttttttttccaccatGTCCCTTTGCAGTAGTATTTGTATGTTGGAGGATTTTTCAGTGTAGGATCTTGATATATTTTGCAAAGTACCCTTGCTACAAATACATAGAGATGAAAGTGAGTTGCCACActtaaaaacaagaacagagcagggaacatgaaaaaaaatcatggggTACCTTCATTATCCCCATAGCATAGCGAGcgaaacatgttttaaaacaaaactcaaataAGATGCTGTAGCATGTCATTGTTTCATTTGAGGGAGAAGGCAGCAAAAATCTACATAGCGGAAACATTTACCATCTCACTTGAACTTCATGAAGAGTCCCTCACACCAACATAATTGCTGGGCTTAATATAAAAGCTGGATCAAATTCTCAAACTTTTGTTGCTCTACTCACTAGTTCATGTGAAATCCCAAGAGCTTGCTCCAGTAGGGagcatctttccttcttttgcagTGACGTTGCAATCTTTTAGTATGACATCAGAATTATTTTCATAGCACATCACAGACTGAGTGTGAAGTGTTCAAATCAAGCATGAATCAACATACTGTATATCTCAGTcaatttttaacatcttttctaggtatttttttcctggttataaCTGCTCTTCAGAATTCCTCTCTTCAAAACGCAACTTGAAAAATCTGATCATGCTTCAAAAAACAGTTGAGTAAAACCAGGACATTCTTCTTAACCATTCTTCATGGTTTTCAACTAGATCTGCTAACTCAACCAATAAAACAAGGTGTCACAACTGTGGAGATAACACAGTAATGGAAGACAAAGTTGGCTCTGCCTGCTGTACACATCATTAACAGTTGAGTTCTGGCAGCAGAAATCTCATTATTCACAATAGCATatggcaggagaaaaagaaaaagacagcttgACTAATGGATTCCAGCTCAAATCTGTTGAGTTGATGGGCAGGAAAAATGAAATCAAGGAGTAGGAATAGGCCAGCAATAAGGGTTAGGTCTGACCATGACCTAAAGCCTTGGAGATGCAGAGATTCTCCT
Coding sequences within it:
- the LOC142078379 gene encoding dyslexia-associated protein KIAA0319-like, whose translation is MDLVEILYYQKHYFINTLIQMSREATSSGDPGSSCEQCREGATYSGAVISPNLETTKIMRVPRAMSVSDCIAACCDLSGCDLSWMFERRCYIVNCQHKENCEPKKIETVKSYLTFVLRPSQRPASLLGFGQVIPSMVHSVGLQNEPSEEVSSLKELSLLGKDPSLEEIPEYIDDYKELEQDPFQVNIKHEQKESTDYADWGLMVAGENGFNSSMGDDGENQEDFAEKKGEAGKVESLLNKTSSELNSVTEHSMERLSSLPEITPFPGKTFESEAAVQLLAQPDDALQKEAATPSLSSDKLDFSPGVSEKTQNPTVAPENVTEGGIMLLPPNTVPSEPMQQFTPPATAAKADTVKELIVSAGDNIHVMLPKNEVELNAFVVPPPPTETAYTYEWSLISHPPEYGGEMERRHSQTLKLSHLSVGLYAFKVTVSGENAFGEGFVNVTVKPGKSVG